The DNA window CGCCGACAGCGAGGTGCGGTTGGCCTTGTCGTAGCTGGTCTTGTAGACGAGGCCTATGCCGAGTTTGCCGGTCAGTTCCTTCAGCGCGCCGGCCATGTCGAAGGCGTGCTGGCGCGATTCAAACTGGCATGGGCCGGCGATCAGCGACAGCGCCGCATTGTTGTCGAAGACGACATTGCCGACGGTTACCGACGAATTGGGCGCCATCGAATTGGACGCTTGCGGCTTGCTCATGGGATCTCCCGGAAGATGAAGGCCGCGCCCTGTCCGGGTGCAGGCCGCACGACAATATCATTGCCCGCTATATCGTGTTGGACGGAATTGGCTGCAAGCAGCCTCGATGTCACATCGGCTCGCCGGACCGAAAAGACCACGGCTGCGAAGCGCAGGTCTGTCGGCGCCCTAGCCGGCAGGCCAAAGCGTGCGGTGAAAGACGCGGGGTCAAGCACGCTCAAATCCGCATTCGGCAAGTGAAACGCGCCGCCCGGCCCATTGGCGATCGGATCGTCGACGGCCACGGAAATCAATCCGTGCTGTTCGGCCGGCCGGTCGCTGACCGCCACCACTTCAACGATTCCGGTGGCGCCGTTGGCGTGGGCCTGCAAAGCCGCGCGGTCCACATCAGGCGCGTTGACCCGCTCGCAGGCAAACAGGAAGGCGTCCGTGGCCCCGGCTCCGGCCGCGAAGGCGAGCTTGAACGATGCGATGTCGCTTTTGCCCGCCGTGTCCGTGAAGGCGCGCGAGAAGCTCAGCATGCCTCCCGCCGAGATGCCGGCTTCGAGGTAGCGCGCATGATTGGCATCCGCGTTGCTGGTACCCAGGACCACCGCGGAGAATCCCTCGTCGCCACACTTGTCGCGATAGATGCGGTCGCGCGTGACGAACGTATTGCCCTCTGCAATGGCCTGCATCGCGGCCTGTTCATCACCGATCGCCAGCGGCTCGAGATAGGCGCCGTCGGCGAGGAACACACAGCAATTTTCAGTCCCGAAGGGGTGGATCCCGGTTGGGGCAACGACGAAGCCAAGCGCGGTGAGCCGGGCTCGCGCCACCTCAAGGCCCTGCGTCGGCAGCACCAGATGATCGAGCGGATGGGTGCCGGTGGCTGTGGTTCGGGTCATGCAAGCGCGATGTGCATCATTCCGCAAACCGGTTCAAGGCTTGATCGCGATCCCGGCCAGTTCGCCCCACCGTTCACCGACGCCGAAAAAAGCATCCGCTGGAGCAAGTCCTCGATCAGTTGCCGGCCACGACATCGGCGGAATAACGCAGTTCGCGCATTGGTTTGACCTTGCTGGTGGTCTGCGCGTAGAGGGGGTGCGCCTTGTAGGCGGCCAGCGCGGCGTCATCGGCGAACTCCGCATAGACGACCACGTCGACTTCATCCGACAGCGGATCGACCTTGGTGTTCAAGGTGACCTCGAAAAGGCTGGAATGGGGGATGTTGCCGAGCGCCAACAGACCGGTACGCACAGCCTCTACATCCTCTTTACGCCGCGCGCTGAAGAAAACGATATGCCGGATC is part of the Mesorhizobium loti genome and encodes:
- a CDS encoding VOC family protein; translated protein: MTRTTATGTHPLDHLVLPTQGLEVARARLTALGFVVAPTGIHPFGTENCCVFLADGAYLEPLAIGDEQAAMQAIAEGNTFVTRDRIYRDKCGDEGFSAVVLGTSNADANHARYLEAGISAGGMLSFSRAFTDTAGKSDIASFKLAFAAGAGATDAFLFACERVNAPDVDRAALQAHANGATGIVEVVAVSDRPAEQHGLISVAVDDPIANGPGGAFHLPNADLSVLDPASFTARFGLPARAPTDLRFAAVVFSVRRADVTSRLLAANSVQHDIAGNDIVVRPAPGQGAAFIFREIP
- a CDS encoding Dabb family protein, whose product is MIRHIVFFSARRKEDVEAVRTGLLALGNIPHSSLFEVTLNTKVDPLSDEVDVVVYAEFADDAALAAYKAHPLYAQTTSKVKPMRELRYSADVVAGN